A window of the Neofelis nebulosa isolate mNeoNeb1 chromosome 13, mNeoNeb1.pri, whole genome shotgun sequence genome harbors these coding sequences:
- the LOC131492443 gene encoding RNA-binding protein Raly-like, with product MSLKIQTSNVTNKNDPKSINSRVFIGNLNTAVVKKSDVETIFSKYGRVAGCSVHKGYAFVQYANERHARAAVLGENGRVLAGQTLDINMAGEPKPNRPKGLKRAASAIYSGYSFDYDYYRDDFYDRLFDYRGRLSPVPVPRAVPVKRPRVTVPLVRRVKTTIPVKLFARSTAITTSSAKIKLKSSELQTIKTELTQIKSNIDALLGRLEQIAEEQKANPDGKKKGDSGSGSASGSGGGSSGGSSRPPAPQEDTASEAGTPQGEAQARDDGDEEGLLTHSEEELPDRSNGQRQEKGVHCIRPHVGHPPLDTTPSGSQESWQQAPPPPHVPATATSSAGAVIGLPSPRTLPVGTTQARGQRFPYTLPPLPGHSQAWGFSIGLERGGSREGTLTIKRLDPKKKTRDSWIDGQALVEQSMPRSLALCSSQRQSLGLRLELQQNSILRKESYGKTSPTYFLQLNGDQGPQVENTLVIAFLTVVCNILLPEFSTVLG from the exons ATGTCCTTGAAGATCCAGACAAGCAATGTAACCAACAAGAATGACCCCAAGTCTATCAATTCTCGAGTCTTCATTGGAAACCTCAACACAGCTGTGGTGAAGAAGTCAGATGTAGAGACCATCTTCTCCAAGTATGGCCGTGTAGCCGGCTGTTCTGTGCACAAAGGTTATGCCTTTGTCCAGTATGCCAACGAGCGTCATGCCCGGGCAGCTGTGCTGGGAGAGAATGGGCGGGTGCTGGCCGGGCAGACCCTGGATATCAACATGGCTGGAGAGCCCAAGCCCAACAGACCCAAGGGACTAAAGAGAGCAGCATCCGCCATATACAGTGGCTACAGCTTTGACTATGATTACTACCGGGACGACTTCTACGACAGGCTCTTCGACTATCGGGGCCGCCTGTCACCTGTGCCAGTGCCCAGGGCAGTCCCTGTGAAGCGACCCCGGGTCACAGTCCCCTTGGTCCGGCGTGTCAAAACCACCATACCTGTCAAGCTCTTTGCCCGCTCCACAGCCATTACCACCAGCTCAGCCAAGATCAAGTTAAAGAGCAGTGAACTGCAGACCATCAAGACAGAGCTGACGCAGATCAAGTCCAACATCGATGCTCTGCTGGGCCGCTTGGAGCAGATTGCCGAGGAGCAGAAGGCCAACCCAGATGGCAAGAAGAAGGGTGACAGCGGAAGTGGCAGTGCCAGTGGCAGTGGTGGGGGCAGTAGTGGTGGCAGCAGCCGGCCACCAGCCCCCCAAGAGGACACGGCTTCTGAGGCAGGCACGCCCCAGGGAGAAGCACAGGCTCGAGACGACGGCGATGAGGAGGGGCTGCTGACACACAGCGAGGAAGAGCTGCCTGACAGGAGCAACGGCCAGCGGCAGGAGAAGGGCGTGCACTGTATCAGGCCTCATGTTGGGCACCCACCCCTGGATACCACCCCCAGCGGGTCCCAGGAGAGCTGGCAGCAGGCACCTCCTCCCCCACACGTCCCAGCCACTGCCACATCCTCTGCAGGTGCAGTTATcggcctcccctccccacgcACCCTCCCTGTTGGCACCACGCAGGCCAGAGGACAGAGGTTTCCCTACACTCTACCTCCCCTCCCAGGACACTCCCAGGCTTGGGGCTTTTCTATAGGTTTGGAGAGGGGAGGGTCACGGGAGGGTACCCTGACAATAAAGAGATTGgatcccaaaaaaaaaa CCAGAGATTCGTGGATCGATGGGCAGGCCCTAGTGGAGCAAAGCATGCCCAGAT cATTGGCATTGTGTTCCAGTCAGCGTCAGAGTCTGGGTCTCCGCTTGGAATTGCAGCAGAATAGTATTCTTCGAAAAGAGTCCTATGGAAAGACAAGTCCTACCTACTTTCTTCAGCTAAATGGTGACCAGGGTCCACAAGTGGAGAACACTCTGGTGATTGCCTTCCTGACTGTTGTGTGCAACATTCTACTTCCAGAATTTAGCACAGTCCTTGGTTAG